One segment of Fructilactobacillus hinvesii DNA contains the following:
- the trxA gene encoding thioredoxin, with amino-acid sequence MAVELNQANFKAEVQGPMTLVDFWAPWCGPCKTMEPILNQLEQDFSGQVKFAKLNVDHNQDLAERYHVLGLPSYVLFVNGTGIEKVTGIYSKEKLAHYLKRKLAEQ; translated from the coding sequence ATGGCAGTGGAACTCAATCAAGCTAATTTTAAGGCTGAAGTTCAGGGCCCAATGACGTTGGTTGATTTTTGGGCACCTTGGTGTGGTCCATGTAAAACGATGGAACCCATCTTGAACCAATTAGAACAAGACTTTTCCGGGCAAGTTAAGTTTGCCAAGTTAAACGTAGATCATAACCAGGACCTTGCCGAACGATATCATGTCCTTGGTTTACCCAGTTACGTTCTTTTTGTGAACGGAACCGGGATTGAAAAGGTTACGGGAATCTATTCGAAAGAGAAATTAGCCCACTATTTGAAACGAAAGTTGGCTGAACAGTAA
- a CDS encoding MerR family transcriptional regulator, translating to MVAKIDHAAFYKSCNEDNYIFRIGEVSKMTNVSPRQLRYWEQKGYIHSERNEKMASRVFNHENFMMVKLIKFYLDQEHSLSTAFEQAQHHMQIVRSTYAFILKMHHGLVQKDGHQMIDMGYFNQEHTKRLYGYLDENQEIVYQVDDVSTEQKPVE from the coding sequence TTGGTAGCTAAGATAGATCATGCCGCTTTTTATAAATCATGTAATGAAGATAACTACATTTTTCGAATTGGTGAAGTTAGTAAGATGACAAATGTTTCCCCCCGTCAATTACGGTATTGGGAACAAAAGGGTTACATTCATAGTGAACGAAACGAAAAGATGGCATCTCGAGTTTTTAACCATGAAAACTTCATGATGGTGAAACTAATTAAGTTTTATCTCGACCAGGAACATTCGCTGAGTACGGCGTTTGAACAGGCGCAGCATCACATGCAAATTGTGCGTTCGACCTATGCCTTCATTTTAAAGATGCACCATGGTTTGGTCCAAAAAGATGGGCACCAGATGATTGACATGGGGTACTTCAATCAAGAACACACCAAACGGCTCTATGGCTATTTGGATGAAAACCAAGAAATCGTCTACCAGGTTGATGACGTTTCCACAGAGCAAAAACCAGTTGAATAA
- a CDS encoding histidine phosphatase family protein encodes MAKFTLYLVRHGQTYYNVFNKLQGWSNSPLTQKGIDGAVQTGKRLKDIKFKAAYCSDLTRAQKTMSLIFDQNQTFNSITPIVSPFFREEFYGYFEGLNMDETWYQAGAPHGTPTFADIIDQYDMNTAKDFLKEADPFHMAENAEEYWHRLQQGLDLITTNPNIEDGDSVLLVSHGNTLLSLVDRFSTPGQFDLRTRPANGSITKMAVDGQQLTVTDYNK; translated from the coding sequence ATGGCCAAATTTACATTATACCTGGTACGCCACGGACAAACGTACTACAACGTCTTTAACAAGCTGCAGGGGTGGAGTAACTCTCCGTTGACCCAAAAAGGCATCGATGGCGCCGTGCAAACCGGCAAACGCCTAAAAGACATTAAGTTTAAGGCTGCTTACTGTAGTGATTTAACGCGCGCGCAAAAAACGATGTCGTTAATTTTTGACCAGAACCAAACTTTTAATTCCATTACACCGATCGTTTCACCGTTCTTTCGGGAAGAATTTTACGGCTACTTTGAAGGATTAAATATGGATGAAACTTGGTATCAAGCAGGGGCTCCCCACGGAACGCCAACCTTTGCTGATATCATTGACCAGTATGACATGAATACTGCTAAGGATTTCTTAAAGGAAGCCGATCCGTTTCACATGGCAGAAAATGCAGAGGAATACTGGCACCGGCTCCAACAGGGATTGGATTTAATTACCACTAATCCTAACATTGAGGATGGAGATAGCGTCTTGCTCGTTAGTCATGGCAACACCTTATTAAGTTTGGTTGACCGGTTCTCAACTCCAGGTCAATTTGATTTACGGACGAGACCTGCTAACGGGAGCATTACAAAAATGGCCGTGGATGGCCAACAACTGACTGTAACTGACTATAACAAGTAG
- a CDS encoding TerC family protein: MALLEKLYGPFFDLHNWETVLTSGNDWLIIFSLVVLECVMSVDNAIVLATQTQVLPTKKLQEESLFYGLWGAYIFRFLVIGAGVYLIHFWEIKVVGAIYLIYLAVKYFFPRQSKPNTPRKIKAFGDPHSRKFFWWVVIQIEFMDILFSIDSVLASLAVSSNPVVVLIGGMVGILAMRGIAEVIMKIMKRIPELKTMAYVLVFVIGVKLLLSIPAIDIEIPATWFGLFVIAAIAVTFVIHFIRQRRNSDGSGTQSS, from the coding sequence CTGGCACTACTAGAAAAGCTGTATGGTCCGTTTTTTGATTTACATAATTGGGAGACGGTCTTAACGTCTGGAAATGATTGGTTAATTATCTTTTCCCTCGTGGTTTTGGAATGTGTGATGTCGGTTGATAATGCAATTGTGTTGGCCACCCAAACTCAGGTGTTGCCAACGAAGAAATTGCAGGAAGAATCCCTGTTTTACGGTCTATGGGGTGCCTATATTTTCCGGTTCCTCGTCATTGGAGCTGGGGTATACCTGATTCACTTTTGGGAAATTAAAGTGGTCGGAGCCATTTATTTAATTTATTTGGCGGTTAAGTATTTCTTTCCGCGCCAATCTAAGCCAAACACCCCCCGTAAAATTAAGGCGTTTGGGGATCCGCACAGTCGTAAGTTTTTTTGGTGGGTTGTTATCCAAATCGAGTTCATGGACATTCTCTTCTCCATCGATTCAGTGCTAGCCTCGCTAGCGGTTTCTAGCAATCCGGTGGTGGTTTTAATCGGAGGAATGGTCGGAATTTTAGCGATGCGTGGGATTGCCGAAGTAATTATGAAGATTATGAAACGGATTCCAGAGCTAAAAACAATGGCGTACGTGCTGGTCTTTGTGATTGGAGTGAAATTGTTACTTTCAATTCCGGCAATTGACATCGAGATTCCAGCAACCTGGTTTGGTCTCTTTGTAATTGCCGCCATTGCGGTTACTTTTGTGATTCATTTTATTCGACAAAGGAGAAATTCAGATGGCAGTGGAACTCAATCAAGCTAA
- the nhaC gene encoding Na+/H+ antiporter NhaC: MQTNQQPRPRLLEAVFILIGMLIVMGVGIIGFHLTPVVPILTVIFGLMLWGKTRGWSWDEIQDGIVVGVRNGIIPLFIFLLIGSLIGVWIMAGVIPTLMVYGFHILSVRWFLPSVFLMCAFVGCFIGSAFTIISTVGIASMGIGVTMGLDPAMIAGAVVSGAVFSDKMSPLSATTNLASAIAGDDLYNHIKNMLWSTIPAFVLSLLLFTVFGNHHQAASLTKITQTTHILTSNFPVSAWMLLPVGLLLVCAWTKIPTIPTLFINITVTILMTLLNPHQHYSLAKIANVMENGFTIKTSSAEVNQILNRGGISSMTGTMTLIILALALGGLLIKLGIIDVVMTRFSAHIRSNGMLVLSTVLAAIGVNLFIGEQYLSVVLPGTAFKADFQKAHLAPEALGRALEDGGAVINYLVPWGVAGVFVANTLNVPTLSYLPFVFFSLLCPVFSILSGFTGIGLKRATA; encoded by the coding sequence ATGCAAACAAATCAGCAACCACGGCCGCGTCTCTTGGAGGCCGTTTTTATTTTAATCGGAATGCTCATCGTTATGGGAGTGGGAATCATTGGGTTTCATTTAACTCCAGTTGTACCGATTCTGACCGTTATTTTTGGATTGATGCTGTGGGGGAAAACGCGCGGTTGGTCTTGGGACGAGATCCAGGATGGAATCGTCGTTGGGGTTCGCAATGGAATCATTCCTCTGTTTATCTTCCTTTTAATTGGAAGTTTAATCGGAGTATGGATCATGGCGGGCGTGATTCCTACCCTCATGGTTTATGGCTTTCACATTCTCAGCGTGCGCTGGTTCTTACCATCAGTATTTTTGATGTGTGCCTTTGTGGGGTGCTTCATCGGGAGTGCATTTACCATTATTTCTACGGTGGGGATTGCTTCGATGGGAATTGGCGTGACGATGGGCTTAGATCCAGCCATGATTGCGGGAGCAGTTGTTTCAGGAGCGGTTTTTAGTGATAAAATGTCACCTTTATCTGCGACCACTAACTTAGCTTCAGCAATTGCTGGCGATGACCTGTACAATCACATTAAAAACATGTTGTGGTCGACCATTCCCGCCTTTGTTTTATCGCTTTTGTTATTTACCGTTTTTGGAAATCATCATCAGGCGGCTAGTTTGACAAAAATTACGCAAACGACTCACATTTTGACGAGTAATTTTCCGGTATCTGCATGGATGTTGCTACCAGTGGGACTGTTACTAGTGTGTGCCTGGACTAAGATTCCGACCATTCCGACGTTGTTCATTAACATTACTGTAACCATTCTGATGACGCTCTTAAATCCGCACCAACACTACTCGTTGGCTAAAATTGCGAACGTGATGGAAAACGGATTTACAATTAAAACTTCTAGTGCAGAAGTTAATCAGATTTTAAACCGGGGTGGGATCAGTTCCATGACCGGAACAATGACGTTGATTATCCTCGCGTTAGCCCTGGGCGGACTGTTAATCAAACTTGGAATTATCGATGTGGTGATGACACGCTTCTCTGCCCACATTCGATCAAATGGAATGCTGGTATTAAGTACGGTTTTAGCTGCGATTGGGGTCAATCTCTTTATCGGGGAGCAATACCTATCGGTGGTTTTACCTGGGACGGCCTTTAAAGCAGACTTTCAAAAGGCTCACCTAGCTCCTGAAGCCCTTGGTCGGGCCTTAGAGGATGGGGGAGCAGTAATTAACTACTTAGTTCCGTGGGGTGTAGCTGGCGTTTTTGTGGCCAACACGTTAAACGTTCCGACTTTAAGTTACCTCCCGTTTGTCTTCTTCAGTTTACTGTGCCCGGTTTTTTCAATTCTCAGTGGCTTTACTGGCATCGGGCTCAAACGTGCAACTGCTTAG
- a CDS encoding glycoside hydrolase family 73 protein, with protein sequence MKQKPEKSERSSLWYPLIAFLIVAGACLALYGTYKVRQHINYQRMIAAQKKYDEENNPVLKHERKFIKQVANPSVKLYRQDHKVLPSIVIAQAILESNWGKSKLYTEANNPFGIKGTYNGDYIMYETGEYINHKHITEKAQFRKYPDLQSAIEDHNEALYEKFLKRDDKITDYREEAKLLQKNTYATDPDYANKLIRVIKAHNLQKYDQEAMK encoded by the coding sequence ATGAAACAAAAACCAGAAAAATCAGAACGAAGCAGTTTGTGGTATCCGCTGATTGCTTTTTTAATTGTCGCGGGAGCGTGCTTGGCACTCTATGGAACCTATAAGGTGCGCCAACACATTAATTATCAACGAATGATTGCTGCGCAAAAGAAGTATGACGAGGAGAACAATCCGGTTCTAAAGCACGAACGAAAGTTCATCAAACAGGTTGCAAACCCATCCGTGAAACTTTACCGGCAGGATCACAAAGTGCTACCAAGTATCGTCATTGCCCAGGCCATTTTGGAATCGAACTGGGGGAAATCGAAACTGTATACGGAAGCGAATAATCCGTTTGGAATTAAGGGTACTTATAACGGAGACTACATTATGTACGAAACGGGTGAATACATTAATCACAAACACATTACCGAAAAGGCCCAGTTCCGTAAGTATCCAGATTTGCAGTCAGCAATTGAAGACCACAACGAAGCATTATACGAGAAGTTTTTAAAGCGTGATGACAAAATTACGGATTATCGTGAAGAAGCGAAGTTACTACAGAAAAACACCTATGCGACCGATCCAGATTATGCTAATAAGTTAATTCGGGTAATCAAAGCGCATAACTTGCAAAAGTATGATCAAGAAGCAATGAAATAA
- a CDS encoding APC family permease, whose translation MAEQKLKRSIGPFTALAMVMGTVIGGGVFFKIASVTAATHSVSLTLLAWVGAGVLTICGGLTVAELGAAIPETGGSVQYMRHTYGPLSGFLLGWSEMLIYVPANMAALAIIFATQVVILLHLATSLVVPIAIAVVIIITGLNLLGSKVGGTVQSLTLIFKLIPVFLIVIVGLFLPGHVDVTFFPMTPTDHSNVITAFSGGLLATMFAYEGWINVGDIAGEMKNPKRDIPKAVVLGLTFIMIIYVLVNWVFLKNMPVSQIAGNPNTAAEVAGKLFGNLGGKLVTIGILVSVFGTINGYTMTGSRIPYALAKQDLLPFSDLFQRLNRAAAPFVASLFILVIAIIMICLGSFDLLTDMLVFVMWLFNCLLFLAVFILRKKEPHLERPYQVLWYPVVPTVAILGGLFIIVTTLINQTGLAMAGLGITLVGVPVYYLHKRTRNHQPTN comes from the coding sequence ATGGCAGAACAAAAATTAAAGCGCAGCATCGGACCCTTTACCGCATTAGCAATGGTAATGGGAACCGTAATTGGGGGCGGGGTCTTCTTCAAGATTGCAAGTGTCACGGCCGCTACTCATTCAGTTAGTCTGACTCTGTTAGCCTGGGTCGGGGCCGGGGTTCTAACCATTTGTGGAGGACTAACGGTGGCCGAGCTGGGAGCAGCAATCCCAGAAACCGGTGGAAGCGTGCAGTACATGCGGCATACCTATGGTCCCTTGAGTGGATTCTTACTGGGTTGGTCAGAAATGTTGATTTATGTACCAGCCAACATGGCTGCCTTAGCGATTATTTTTGCCACCCAGGTGGTCATTCTCTTGCACTTGGCGACCTCGTTAGTTGTTCCCATTGCAATTGCCGTGGTCATTATTATCACGGGGTTAAACTTGTTGGGATCGAAGGTCGGGGGAACGGTGCAATCGTTAACCTTGATTTTTAAGCTAATTCCGGTGTTTTTAATCGTAATCGTGGGTTTATTCCTACCAGGACACGTAGATGTGACGTTCTTCCCGATGACACCAACTGATCATTCCAATGTAATTACGGCCTTCTCGGGTGGTTTGTTAGCTACCATGTTTGCTTACGAAGGCTGGATTAACGTAGGTGACATTGCCGGTGAGATGAAGAATCCAAAACGAGATATCCCTAAGGCCGTGGTGTTAGGCTTAACCTTTATCATGATTATTTACGTTTTGGTTAACTGGGTCTTCTTGAAAAACATGCCAGTCAGCCAAATTGCCGGAAATCCAAATACGGCCGCTGAAGTAGCGGGGAAACTGTTTGGCAACCTTGGGGGTAAACTAGTAACAATTGGAATTTTGGTTTCGGTGTTTGGAACCATTAACGGGTACACAATGACCGGATCGCGGATTCCATACGCATTGGCAAAACAGGATTTATTGCCATTTAGTGATCTTTTTCAACGCTTAAACCGGGCAGCCGCACCATTTGTGGCCAGTCTATTTATCTTGGTGATTGCTATCATTATGATTTGTCTGGGAAGTTTTGACCTGTTGACGGACATGCTGGTGTTTGTAATGTGGTTATTTAACTGCTTATTGTTCTTAGCGGTTTTCATCTTGAGAAAAAAGGAACCCCACTTGGAACGACCATACCAAGTACTGTGGTATCCGGTGGTTCCCACAGTTGCCATCTTGGGGGGACTTTTCATCATTGTGACGACCTTAATCAATCAAACTGGACTGGCCATGGCAGGACTGGGAATTACCCTGGTGGGAGTTCCAGTTTACTACCTGCACAAACGTACACGTAACCACCAACCAACTAATTAG
- a CDS encoding magnesium transporter CorA family protein — protein MIKTDKINQNIEWVQVTDCLPVEKKTLKQEYHLTTEMLYYALDHHERPRLEYYDDEQILLIIFDVAEPTRFNGDIAAEPIGLIIHGNTLFTFTANQTNFVNPLIRSIVDKLPQLQRDNATPLDIVLKTMYQLAIQYFDYINHINSIRTSIQRNLRGRTNKAAINQLLNLQTDLVYFLTSLSANNDMLTMFKRKLGKTLSDNDNDALDDVIVEIQQGLSMAQMANQAAQQVAGAYSNLLDSNLNSTMKFLTVFSIVLTVPNIVFGFYGENVKLPFMDHPFAWQITILITAILVVIVLLIMRFSDFFNR, from the coding sequence ATGATTAAAACTGACAAAATTAATCAAAACATTGAATGGGTACAAGTCACTGATTGTCTCCCCGTCGAAAAAAAGACCCTCAAGCAAGAGTACCATCTCACGACTGAGATGCTCTACTACGCACTTGACCACCACGAACGTCCTCGGTTGGAATACTATGACGATGAACAAATCCTATTAATTATCTTTGACGTGGCTGAACCGACTCGATTTAACGGGGATATTGCCGCCGAACCAATTGGCTTAATTATCCACGGAAACACCCTGTTTACGTTTACAGCTAATCAAACTAATTTCGTGAATCCGCTAATTCGCTCCATCGTCGATAAATTACCTCAATTACAACGGGACAATGCCACTCCCTTAGACATTGTTTTAAAGACGATGTATCAACTCGCCATCCAATACTTCGATTACATTAATCACATTAACAGTATTCGTACCAGCATTCAGCGAAATTTACGGGGTCGAACTAATAAAGCTGCCATCAACCAACTGTTGAATCTCCAGACGGATTTGGTGTACTTCCTAACTTCCCTATCGGCTAACAACGATATGTTAACCATGTTTAAACGGAAACTGGGAAAAACCCTTTCTGACAATGATAATGATGCCCTGGACGATGTCATCGTCGAAATTCAACAAGGACTTTCCATGGCTCAGATGGCTAACCAAGCTGCTCAGCAGGTAGCAGGGGCTTATTCTAACTTATTAGATAGTAACCTAAACTCGACCATGAAATTTTTAACGGTCTTTTCAATTGTCCTGACCGTACCAAACATTGTGTTCGGTTTTTATGGTGAAAACGTGAAGCTGCCGTTTATGGATCATCCGTTTGCCTGGCAAATTACGATTCTCATCACAGCAATTTTGGTGGTCATCGTCTTACTAATCATGCGGTTTAGTGACTTCTTTAACCGTTAA